One genomic region from Sphingobacterium multivorum encodes:
- a CDS encoding helix-turn-helix transcriptional regulator: MINNEKNKLDFTLLNIGYAEHQADWNFKDIKSPFARIHYVSEGEAAIIVHNEVIKLRPGHLYLTPAYIHHSYDCSDKLSLYYIHIYENPEIRSSIFDRYTFPKEIKSDQLLETVIQHLYAINPGRELKIYDPKGYDNSTELMKNMALQTASPFARASENQAIIHLLMSRFLAEATNKIPQVEKRLLRVLDYIDENIHHPIAIEQLANLIFISKDHLIRLFKKHINTTPVNYINQKKIEKAQLMMLVDEGNIQQLCFRLGFENISYFNRLFKKLTGETPMSYKRRITR, translated from the coding sequence ATGATAAATAACGAAAAGAATAAACTCGATTTTACACTATTGAATATTGGCTATGCGGAACATCAGGCAGATTGGAATTTTAAAGATATTAAGAGTCCTTTTGCCAGAATACACTATGTCTCTGAAGGAGAAGCAGCTATTATTGTACATAACGAGGTCATTAAACTCCGACCTGGCCATCTCTATCTCACCCCAGCCTATATCCATCACAGCTATGACTGTTCCGATAAATTATCCCTCTATTATATCCATATTTATGAAAACCCCGAAATAAGATCAAGTATTTTCGACCGTTACACTTTTCCGAAGGAAATCAAATCGGATCAGCTATTGGAGACAGTTATCCAACATCTATATGCTATAAATCCAGGTCGTGAATTAAAAATATACGATCCAAAGGGCTACGATAATTCAACAGAGTTAATGAAAAACATGGCACTGCAGACGGCTTCACCTTTCGCCAGAGCTTCCGAAAACCAAGCGATCATTCATTTATTGATGAGCAGATTCCTTGCGGAAGCAACCAACAAGATACCACAAGTCGAAAAACGCCTTCTACGTGTACTCGATTACATAGACGAAAATATCCATCATCCGATTGCTATCGAACAACTCGCCAATCTAATTTTTATCTCCAAAGATCACCTGATCCGACTCTTTAAAAAGCATATAAATACCACACCAGTGAATTATATCAACCAGAAGAAAATAGAAAAAGCACAGTTAATGATGTTAGTTGATGAAGGCAATATCCAACAACTGTGTTTTAGACTGGGCTTTGAAAATATATCTTACTTTAATAGACTCTTTAAAAAACTAACAGGCGAGACACCGATGAGTTACAAACGCAGAATAACGAGATAA
- a CDS encoding glycoside hydrolase family 43 protein, whose amino-acid sequence MSKSRYLYSGDYMADPSAHVFENKIYIYPSHDRESGIPENDNGDHFDMQDYHVFSLEDINADIVNHGKVLDVKDIPWAGRQLWDSDVTEKDGKYYMYFSMKDRNDIFKIGVAVASHPYGPFVPQEYPIKGSYSIDPCAFKDTDGSYYLYFGGIWGGQLQFYRNNKIISPNELPTSDEPALSPKVVKLSADMMEFSEQPRDLVILDKEGKPLTHGDTEKRFFEASWMHKYQGKYYFSYSTGDSHLICYAIGDNPYGPFTYQGVILSPVVGWTTHHSIVEFKGKWYLFYHDSVPSGGKTWLRSMKVIELSYDENGHIKPIDGLSS is encoded by the coding sequence ATGAGCAAAAGTAGGTATTTATATTCCGGAGATTACATGGCTGATCCTTCAGCTCATGTGTTTGAAAACAAAATTTATATTTATCCCTCTCACGACAGGGAGAGCGGTATTCCCGAAAATGATAACGGCGACCATTTCGATATGCAGGATTACCACGTGTTTTCTCTTGAAGATATCAATGCGGACATTGTTAACCATGGAAAGGTACTGGATGTAAAAGATATTCCTTGGGCTGGTCGTCAGCTTTGGGATTCTGATGTGACTGAGAAAGACGGAAAATACTATATGTATTTCTCCATGAAGGATAGAAACGATATTTTTAAAATCGGTGTTGCTGTGGCAAGCCATCCTTATGGACCATTTGTTCCGCAGGAGTATCCTATCAAAGGAAGTTACAGTATTGATCCATGTGCTTTTAAAGATACAGACGGTTCCTATTATTTATATTTTGGTGGTATATGGGGTGGACAACTTCAATTTTATCGGAATAATAAAATTATTTCGCCCAATGAATTGCCAACATCTGATGAACCCGCATTGTCTCCAAAGGTTGTCAAGCTGTCTGCTGATATGATGGAATTTTCGGAACAACCAAGGGATCTCGTTATTTTAGATAAAGAGGGCAAACCATTAACGCATGGGGATACGGAAAAGCGATTTTTTGAAGCTTCCTGGATGCATAAATACCAAGGTAAGTATTATTTTTCCTATTCTACAGGCGACAGCCATTTGATTTGTTACGCCATAGGAGACAATCCATATGGACCATTTACCTATCAGGGTGTGATTCTATCGCCCGTAGTTGGCTGGACCACGCACCACAGCATTGTCGAATTCAAGGGTAAGTGGTACCTATTTTATCATGATTCGGTACCTTCTGGAGGAAAGACCTGGCTTAGAAGCATGAAAGTTATTGAGTTGAGCTATGATGAAAATGGTCATATTAAGCCGATTGATGGATTGTCTTCGTAA
- a CDS encoding metallophosphoesterase family protein — MINRKKFLKIGSLGISGLLVPSTFIHAKTRTELDQAVTEELGVRQQNLKFGVISDLHYDLMHDGDRRAQCFIDAMIREQPDFIISLGDFCVPKLANKKLMAIWAQFKGKKHYVLGNHDTDGGFTKQQALAFWDATSPYYSFDNKDFHFVVLDGNEKDLNNRIEGYARTIGKEQLTWLKQDLQQTKLRTVIFCHQGLENTMNGLDNGMQVRYLLEQINNEAGFNKIILVLTGHHHLNYHNQINGIHYVQINSSSYYWAGETFESKAFDAAFYKDHSILKRALVYQDPIWATVSIAKTDIIIQGTETVMAGIPLNQTGIDIYKDVYPITSKVDSRKLMY, encoded by the coding sequence ATGATAAACCGAAAAAAATTCTTAAAAATTGGCAGCCTGGGTATTTCGGGTCTTTTAGTTCCCTCCACTTTTATCCATGCAAAAACGCGTACCGAATTGGACCAAGCTGTAACTGAGGAGCTTGGAGTTAGACAACAAAACCTTAAATTCGGTGTTATCAGCGATCTACATTACGATCTGATGCATGATGGCGACCGTCGTGCCCAATGCTTTATCGATGCAATGATCCGTGAGCAACCGGACTTTATTATTTCCTTAGGTGATTTCTGTGTTCCCAAACTGGCAAACAAAAAACTGATGGCTATATGGGCACAGTTTAAGGGTAAAAAACACTATGTACTGGGCAACCACGATACCGACGGCGGATTTACCAAGCAACAGGCCTTAGCCTTCTGGGACGCGACATCCCCCTATTATTCCTTCGATAATAAAGATTTTCATTTTGTGGTGCTGGATGGCAATGAAAAAGATCTCAATAATCGAATTGAAGGCTATGCGCGTACCATCGGAAAAGAACAATTGACCTGGCTAAAACAGGATCTTCAACAGACAAAACTCAGAACGGTTATTTTTTGCCATCAAGGGCTCGAAAATACCATGAACGGCCTAGACAATGGTATGCAGGTCCGCTATCTACTTGAACAGATCAACAACGAGGCAGGCTTTAATAAAATCATCCTTGTACTGACGGGACATCACCACCTCAATTATCATAACCAAATAAATGGGATCCACTATGTACAGATCAATAGCTCATCGTATTATTGGGCGGGCGAAACCTTTGAAAGCAAAGCTTTTGACGCAGCGTTCTATAAGGATCATAGCATCTTAAAACGAGCATTGGTCTATCAAGACCCCATATGGGCCACGGTATCTATTGCGAAGACAGACATTATAATCCAGGGAACAGAAACCGTTATGGCAGGTATTCCCCTCAATCAGACTGGAATCGATATTTACAAAGACGTCTACCCCATTACCTCGAAAGTCGACTCCCGCAAACTAATGTATTGA
- a CDS encoding alpha-glucuronidase: protein MRYIMRFHFFFAIVLYCVPAALRAEDGSQLWLRFTKQEKPIGKIQVVKGESTDATLVLAKQELECYWKGEDVILKLDHSRKDLKDGYQISRQGNQVYVVAGRSAGILYAVYHLLRLQKTGAGIPPAGFIEIPSYDIRVLNHWDNLDGTIERGYAGHSLWNWEELPNKLSPRYEQYGRANASIGINATVLNNVNASSDLLKKEYLIKVKALADVFRKYGIKVYVSINFSAPKNLGGLANSDPLNKDVQHWWRSKVKEIYALIPDFGGFLVKANSEGQPGPQDYGRTHADGANMLADALSPYGGTVFWRAFVYHPTKDDRAKQAYQEFVPLDGQFRDNVILQVKNGPIDFQPREPFNPLLGAMPNTAKMLEFQLTQEYLGFSNHLVYLAPLFKEVLDSETYATGKGGTVAKQTDSSRHSGRKTAIAAVANIGLDTNWTGHHFAQANWYAFGRLAWNNSLFSAQIADEWIRLTFTGAQEFLEPVKKLMLESREAAVDYMMPLGLHHLFAFEHHYGPEPWGDIPGGRPDWMPWYYHNADSVGLGFDRTAKGSNAVSQYNPPLNEIYGNRATCPEHLLLWFHHVSWNHRMNSGNTLWSELCFRYDHGVQKVRAFQKVWDRMERYIDRSRFSAVQAKLRIQTRDAVWWKDACLQYFQLFSRQPIPYELERPIHDLEELKKIKLPMGHHN from the coding sequence ATGAGGTATATCATGCGTTTTCATTTCTTTTTTGCGATCGTACTGTATTGTGTTCCTGCTGCTTTGAGAGCTGAGGACGGTAGTCAGTTATGGCTGCGATTTACAAAACAGGAGAAACCTATAGGTAAGATTCAGGTGGTAAAAGGTGAATCGACCGATGCAACACTTGTTTTAGCAAAACAGGAACTGGAATGTTACTGGAAGGGTGAGGATGTCATCTTAAAACTTGATCATAGCAGAAAGGACTTAAAAGATGGTTATCAAATAAGCCGACAGGGAAATCAGGTTTATGTGGTTGCCGGTCGATCAGCGGGTATATTGTATGCTGTTTATCATTTATTGCGGCTTCAGAAGACAGGAGCAGGGATACCTCCTGCAGGATTCATTGAAATACCTTCTTACGATATTAGGGTCTTGAATCATTGGGATAATTTGGATGGGACGATAGAACGTGGATATGCAGGGCATTCGCTATGGAACTGGGAGGAATTACCGAATAAACTTTCACCCCGATATGAACAATATGGACGGGCCAATGCTTCGATTGGAATTAATGCTACCGTGTTGAATAACGTGAATGCTTCTTCGGATCTATTGAAGAAGGAGTATCTGATAAAAGTTAAAGCTCTGGCGGATGTCTTTCGTAAATATGGTATAAAAGTATATGTGTCGATCAATTTCTCTGCGCCGAAAAATTTAGGTGGGTTAGCTAATTCGGATCCCTTAAATAAGGATGTTCAACACTGGTGGAGATCCAAGGTGAAGGAGATTTATGCGTTAATTCCGGATTTCGGCGGATTTTTGGTCAAAGCAAATTCTGAAGGCCAGCCAGGCCCCCAAGATTATGGACGAACCCATGCGGACGGAGCCAATATGCTTGCCGATGCGCTCAGCCCCTATGGCGGTACCGTTTTTTGGCGTGCTTTTGTTTATCATCCGACTAAAGATGACCGTGCCAAACAAGCCTATCAAGAATTTGTTCCACTCGATGGTCAGTTTCGTGACAATGTTATTCTTCAAGTAAAAAATGGCCCGATAGATTTTCAACCCCGGGAACCTTTCAATCCTTTATTGGGGGCGATGCCAAATACAGCGAAGATGCTCGAATTTCAGTTGACACAAGAGTATCTGGGATTTTCCAACCATTTGGTCTATTTGGCACCTTTGTTTAAGGAAGTATTGGATAGTGAAACCTATGCCACTGGAAAAGGCGGAACGGTGGCAAAGCAGACCGACAGTAGCAGGCATTCGGGGCGTAAAACGGCAATCGCTGCAGTAGCTAATATTGGTTTGGATACCAATTGGACGGGGCACCACTTCGCGCAAGCCAACTGGTACGCTTTCGGCCGTTTGGCTTGGAACAATAGCCTGTTTTCAGCACAAATAGCGGATGAATGGATACGGTTGACGTTTACGGGAGCGCAGGAGTTTCTCGAGCCAGTCAAGAAGCTGATGTTGGAATCTCGGGAGGCAGCGGTCGATTATATGATGCCATTAGGTCTACATCACCTTTTTGCTTTTGAGCATCATTACGGTCCCGAACCTTGGGGCGATATCCCGGGGGGACGTCCAGACTGGATGCCCTGGTACTACCATAATGCGGATAGCGTGGGATTGGGTTTTGACCGAACAGCCAAGGGAAGTAATGCCGTATCACAGTACAATCCGCCATTGAACGAAATATATGGAAATAGAGCCACTTGTCCGGAACACCTTTTATTGTGGTTTCATCATGTTTCCTGGAATCATCGAATGAATAGCGGCAATACGCTTTGGAGCGAATTATGTTTCCGTTATGATCACGGGGTCCAAAAAGTGAGAGCGTTTCAAAAAGTTTGGGATCGTATGGAAAGATATATTGATCGATCACGTTTTTCAGCTGTTCAAGCTAAACTGAGAATCCAAACTAGAGATGCAGTTTGGTGGAAAGATGCCTGCTTGCAATACTTTCAACTTTTTTCACGTCAACCGATTCCATACGAGTTAGAGCGTCCCATACACGATTTAGAAGAGTTAAAGAAAATCAAGTTACCGATGGGGCATCATAATTAA
- a CDS encoding endo-1,4-beta-xylanase, translated as MKMLKTIVVAVSTLLFGPTASATLQNPKRAPDSLTLKDAFEGKFYIGTALNLDQIWERDEAAVAVVKKQFNSIVAENCMKSMFLQPREGEFDFKDADRFVAFGEKNKMQIIGHTLIWHSQTPAWFFIDKNGKEVTREVLIARMRKHIQTVVSRYKGRVFGWDVVNEAILDNGEWRKNKFYQIIGPQFIELAFKFAHEADPKAELYYNDYSTAIPEKRKGIMRMVQQVKAAGGQVSGIGMQEHNALDNPPIEEVEKTILGFAGLGAKVMVTEMDISVLPHVRPNMGAEVAERHAYSKAMNPYEKGLPAEKMDELGKRYVAFFKLYLKHRDKISRVTLWGVGDGDSWKNGWPIPGRTDYPLLFDRNYQPKPFVKDIIALTQKKKK; from the coding sequence ATGAAGATGTTAAAAACTATTGTTGTAGCTGTATCAACATTATTATTTGGTCCTACTGCTTCAGCCACTTTGCAAAATCCGAAGCGAGCCCCAGATTCATTGACCTTGAAAGATGCATTTGAAGGTAAGTTTTATATAGGAACAGCATTAAACCTTGATCAGATATGGGAGCGGGATGAGGCTGCGGTAGCGGTGGTCAAAAAGCAGTTCAATTCCATTGTTGCCGAGAATTGTATGAAAAGTATGTTTTTACAACCAAGGGAAGGTGAGTTCGATTTTAAGGATGCGGACCGTTTTGTGGCGTTTGGAGAAAAAAATAAAATGCAAATTATCGGTCACACGCTAATTTGGCATTCGCAGACTCCAGCTTGGTTTTTTATCGATAAAAACGGGAAAGAGGTCACCCGGGAAGTACTTATCGCACGCATGCGGAAGCATATACAAACCGTAGTGTCGCGCTATAAGGGAAGGGTGTTTGGTTGGGATGTGGTGAACGAGGCTATACTGGATAATGGAGAATGGCGTAAAAATAAATTCTACCAGATTATTGGACCGCAATTTATTGAATTAGCATTTAAATTTGCTCATGAAGCAGACCCAAAAGCTGAATTATATTATAACGATTATTCGACAGCAATCCCCGAAAAAAGAAAGGGGATTATGCGCATGGTGCAACAGGTAAAGGCCGCCGGTGGTCAGGTCAGTGGGATTGGCATGCAAGAACATAATGCGCTGGACAATCCACCTATTGAAGAAGTTGAAAAAACCATACTCGGATTTGCGGGCCTTGGTGCAAAGGTAATGGTAACGGAAATGGATATTTCGGTCCTGCCACATGTACGCCCCAATATGGGAGCCGAAGTTGCGGAACGTCATGCTTACAGTAAAGCAATGAATCCCTACGAAAAAGGGCTTCCAGCAGAGAAAATGGATGAGCTAGGAAAGAGATATGTAGCGTTTTTTAAATTATATCTCAAACATCGGGATAAAATATCGCGTGTGACATTGTGGGGTGTAGGCGATGGAGATTCATGGAAGAATGGTTGGCCTATTCCGGGACGTACAGACTATCCGTTGTTATTTGATCGGAATTATCAGCCCAAACCCTTTGTAAAAGATATTATTGCGTTGACTCAAAAAAAAAAGAAATAA
- a CDS encoding zinc-binding alcohol dehydrogenase family protein, producing the protein MKAIRIIKAGSVEITDIPRPTVKEGHVLLKIDYVGFCGSDLNTFRGLNPLVNLPVIPGHEIGATVAELGANLVTDLTIGTKVTVNPYSNCGLCTACKNNRPNACRYNETMGVQRDGAMAEYIVVPIEKVIAGGQLSSKQLALVEPMSVGFHAVDRASVTDSDVVLVFGCGMIGMGAIIRAALRGATVIAVDVSAEKLALARKLGAKFTINSVEEDLQAKLAMLTQAMGADVVIEAVGRKETYLAAIEAAAYTGRVLYIGYAKDAIPFDTQFFVKKELDIRGSRNATSKDFVAVMNYLEMKTCSLEELITAIYRIEDAQLALETWSNDPGRIFRLLIAF; encoded by the coding sequence ATGAAAGCAATAAGAATTATTAAAGCGGGGAGTGTGGAAATCACGGATATCCCGCGTCCCACTGTTAAAGAGGGACATGTCCTGTTAAAAATTGATTATGTTGGATTCTGCGGTTCGGATCTGAACACCTTTCGGGGATTGAATCCATTGGTCAATTTGCCCGTCATACCGGGGCATGAAATTGGAGCAACGGTAGCGGAATTGGGCGCTAATTTGGTGACTGATCTTACGATCGGTACAAAAGTTACCGTCAATCCATATTCCAATTGTGGTCTATGTACAGCATGTAAAAATAATAGGCCTAATGCCTGCCGTTATAATGAGACTATGGGGGTGCAGCGTGATGGTGCTATGGCGGAATATATTGTTGTACCGATTGAAAAGGTTATCGCTGGGGGACAACTATCATCCAAACAATTGGCTTTGGTGGAGCCTATGAGTGTGGGATTTCATGCTGTTGATCGAGCTTCAGTAACGGACAGTGACGTTGTATTGGTATTTGGATGCGGTATGATCGGCATGGGGGCAATCATTCGGGCAGCATTACGGGGAGCCACAGTCATTGCTGTTGACGTCAGTGCTGAAAAGCTTGCTCTTGCAAGAAAACTCGGTGCAAAGTTTACGATTAACAGCGTTGAAGAAGATCTGCAGGCGAAGTTGGCAATGTTGACCCAGGCCATGGGGGCTGATGTCGTGATCGAAGCCGTTGGTAGAAAAGAAACGTACTTGGCTGCTATTGAAGCTGCAGCCTATACGGGGAGGGTGCTGTATATTGGTTATGCAAAAGATGCTATTCCCTTTGATACACAGTTTTTTGTCAAAAAGGAGCTCGATATCAGGGGGTCGCGCAACGCTACGTCAAAAGACTTTGTTGCAGTAATGAATTACCTGGAAATGAAAACCTGTTCATTAGAAGAACTGATAACGGCCATTTATCGTATAGAAGATGCACAATTAGCTTTAGAAACCTGGTCAAATGACCCTGGGCGTATATTTAGGCTATTGATTGCATTTTAA
- a CDS encoding mechanosensitive ion channel family protein, translating to MSRKVVAFFLVMLFSKVLLGNSQDSVRVGFVAKIEQFFKESAKRSVQDLEMDRAAIRQNRVLEDVKLLASQSRSFLRKGFDSLSVDLGLKELIVLHDIAKDGVFENKGSAQSSRNLTVTFNILNALSIEVRSLKHDMDRYQDRLTNYQLELDSLSNDPALFVISKDSANLARYLSRIRVIALEIAPITLKLAERINGVQELQNKINLELARLESDMEEVLYYQNRLSSRTIARNFVNIWIPSKFERPMNEILYFSFVKAKLLYSYYLRAHLGKLFFFFLATVIVVIYVHVLRRKINDKNVVQASLLLHRPLLSGMMIGLCVMQFIFPSPPFVFTITILTIASIFLSFVFRSAITVYWMKVWLCILILFIFAGLDNLVLQPSRLERWLILAIAALACLVGLLALCNKKRRDEIKERWILFPISFMVFLEFASIILNLFGRFNLSKVLLVAGLTNAVVFILFLWVIRLVNEGLQLASSVYQKQERRLFYINYNRVGKRAPVFFYAVLIIGWFVLFGRNFYEFKFLADPLKDFLETGHRLGNYQFSVNNLVVFLLIMVCATVLSKIVSYFAADSQWEKKEGAAQNKFRLGSWILLVRITIIVIGFFLAFSALGIPVQQIGIIVGALGVGIGFGLQTLVNNLVSGLIIAFEKPVNVDDLIEVGGRSGKVKSIGFRSSVIATAEGADLIMPNGDLLNAHVMNWSQGGAKKRLCIRLEVKYGVDLERVAQLLKKIMEEDQQILSSGGIAVQFVQVTSQAVVVELYFWVRISKDSGSVKSELLTKIYNAFADEGIDMALPIQQVILNQADSGTTVKPNH from the coding sequence ATGAGCAGGAAAGTTGTAGCGTTTTTCTTAGTAATGCTGTTCTCAAAAGTGCTTTTGGGCAATTCCCAGGATTCGGTCCGTGTGGGGTTTGTGGCCAAGATAGAACAATTTTTTAAGGAATCGGCAAAAAGAAGTGTCCAGGATTTGGAGATGGACCGTGCGGCCATCCGTCAAAATCGGGTGCTGGAGGATGTTAAGTTATTGGCTAGCCAATCGCGTTCTTTTCTACGCAAAGGTTTCGATTCGTTAAGTGTGGATCTAGGTTTGAAAGAACTGATCGTTTTACACGATATAGCCAAGGACGGGGTTTTTGAGAATAAAGGATCGGCCCAGTCTTCGCGCAATCTTACCGTAACATTTAATATTTTGAATGCCTTGTCCATTGAAGTGAGGAGCTTAAAGCATGACATGGACCGCTATCAGGACAGGCTTACAAACTATCAGCTGGAACTCGATTCACTGAGCAATGATCCTGCACTTTTTGTTATTTCAAAGGATTCCGCTAATCTTGCCCGTTATCTGAGTCGGATTCGAGTGATTGCATTAGAAATCGCACCCATTACTTTGAAACTGGCAGAACGAATTAATGGGGTTCAAGAGTTACAGAATAAAATTAATCTGGAACTGGCGCGGCTTGAATCGGATATGGAGGAGGTTCTGTATTACCAGAACCGGCTCTCAAGCCGAACAATAGCCCGCAACTTTGTCAATATTTGGATCCCAAGTAAATTTGAACGGCCCATGAACGAAATCCTTTACTTCTCATTCGTGAAAGCCAAATTGCTCTATTCCTATTATTTAAGGGCACATCTTGGAAAGCTGTTTTTCTTTTTTCTGGCGACTGTAATCGTGGTTATCTATGTCCATGTCTTGCGCAGAAAGATCAACGATAAAAATGTGGTTCAGGCAAGTCTGTTGCTGCATAGGCCCTTATTGAGCGGAATGATGATCGGATTGTGTGTCATGCAATTTATATTCCCGTCACCACCTTTTGTATTTACGATCACGATATTGACTATTGCTTCGATTTTTTTGTCTTTTGTTTTTAGATCGGCAATTACGGTGTATTGGATGAAGGTTTGGCTTTGTATTTTAATCCTTTTTATTTTTGCCGGATTGGATAACCTGGTGCTGCAGCCTTCGCGGTTGGAACGCTGGTTGATTCTTGCCATTGCCGCCCTTGCCTGCCTGGTGGGTCTCCTTGCGCTCTGTAATAAGAAACGTCGCGATGAGATAAAAGAACGCTGGATACTTTTTCCGATCTCATTTATGGTTTTTCTAGAATTTGCTTCCATTATACTGAATCTTTTTGGTCGTTTTAACCTTAGTAAAGTGCTCCTTGTAGCGGGATTGACAAATGCTGTGGTCTTTATTTTGTTTTTGTGGGTCATCCGATTGGTCAATGAGGGATTGCAATTGGCCTCATCAGTCTATCAGAAGCAGGAAAGAAGACTATTTTATATCAATTATAACAGGGTGGGCAAAAGAGCGCCAGTTTTTTTCTATGCGGTATTGATTATTGGATGGTTTGTGCTCTTCGGCCGAAATTTCTACGAATTCAAATTCCTCGCGGATCCCTTGAAAGATTTTTTGGAAACTGGACACCGCTTGGGCAACTATCAGTTCTCTGTCAATAACCTCGTGGTATTTTTATTAATTATGGTCTGTGCGACAGTGCTTTCGAAGATCGTATCCTATTTTGCTGCGGATTCCCAATGGGAGAAAAAGGAAGGGGCAGCTCAGAACAAATTTCGACTGGGAAGCTGGATTTTGCTCGTTCGAATCACGATTATCGTGATTGGATTTTTTTTAGCCTTTTCGGCACTGGGAATTCCGGTTCAGCAGATCGGAATTATTGTAGGGGCATTGGGGGTAGGAATAGGTTTTGGTTTGCAGACGCTAGTCAACAATCTTGTGAGCGGTTTGATTATTGCTTTTGAAAAGCCTGTGAATGTGGACGATTTAATCGAAGTAGGTGGACGATCGGGAAAAGTGAAATCGATAGGGTTTCGCAGCAGTGTAATTGCGACAGCCGAGGGAGCCGATCTGATTATGCCCAACGGGGATCTGCTCAATGCACATGTGATGAATTGGAGCCAAGGTGGTGCAAAAAAACGGCTCTGCATTCGGCTTGAGGTAAAATATGGGGTAGATCTAGAACGGGTAGCTCAGCTGCTCAAAAAAATAATGGAAGAGGATCAGCAGATTCTCTCTTCAGGTGGCATTGCTGTGCAGTTTGTGCAGGTGACCTCACAGGCAGTGGTGGTTGAACTCTATTTTTGGGTCAGAATATCCAAAGATAGTGGCAGCGTCAAGAGCGAATTATTAACCAAGATTTATAACGCGTTTGCTGATGAAGGTATCGATATGGCTTTGCCGATTCAACAGGTCATCCTCAACCAAGCCGATAGCGGAACAACAGTGAAACCCAATCATTAA